The Planctomycetota bacterium genomic sequence TGGGCCTCGTCCTGACGGTCGTCGGTGCCGTCATCGCCGCGGCGGGGACCATCGGGCTGCTCCTGCCCGCGGTGAAGGCGGGGTTCCTGGCCATGGGCGCCGCGGCGAGCACGGTCGGCGGGGTGCTGGCCGCCAAGTTCCTCCCCATCACGCTCATCATCATCGGGGTCATCGCGGCCGTGAAGCTCCTGCGACGGGCGTGGGAAGCGAACTTCGGGGGCATCCGCGACTTCGTGGTGGGGGCCTACGAGAAGGTCAAGGCGGTGTTCCAGGGCATCGGCGAACTCGCCAGGTCGCTCGTCGGCGGCACGGGGCGGATCAGCGCCGAGCTTGCCGACAAGCTCAAGGCCATGGGGCTGTGGGGGTTCGTCAAGACGGTCTTCATGGTCTACTACCGGGTGCGGCAGTTCATGGTGGGGCTGTGGACGGCCGTGTCGTCGGCCTTCCGGAAGATCGCCGCCATCCTCGGCCCCCCGATCCGCGCGCTCATGTCGGCCCTCGGGGCGCTGGCGCGGGCCTTCCTCAGCATCCTCCAGGCGCTGGGGCTTGTCTCCACGGCGGCGGACGGCTCCGCCTTCCAGTCGCTGGGGCAGGTCCTCGGGACCCTCCTCGGCATCATCGCCCAGGTCGCAGCCTACGTCCTGAAGTTCATCCTGTACCCGCTCTCCTGGGTCCTTCACATCGTCGCCGCGCTGGTGCGGGCAGTCGTCTGGCTCGTCTCGACCATCGTCCAGGGCGCCATCTACGCGGTGAAGTTCCTCTACAAGTTCTTCCTGCCGCTTCGGCTGATCGCCAACGCCATCGGCGCCGTGGTGAAGATCGTCTACACGCTCTGGCAGGTGCTCACCGGGGATATCTCGGTCGTCGAGGGCCTGAAGAAGATCGGCGGGACCATCGTTGGCTTCCTGCTCACGCCCTTCCGGTGGGTGAAGGACGCTGTCGTCGGGCTGTGGAACCTGATCAAGTCCGTCTTCGAGGGCACGGCTGCGTTCTTCAAGGCCGGCAAAGCGATCATCCTCGCGTTCGGCAGAGGCATCTGGTCCGTCATCACCTACCCATTCCGCCTGGTCTGGAAGGTGCTGAAGTGGATTCGGGACCTCCTGCCCTTCTCGGACGCGAAAGCGGGGCCGCTCTCCGACCTGACGGCGGCGGGGGCAGCCCTCATCAAGACCCTGTGCAAGGGCATCCTGGGGGTCATCCTGCTGCCGTTCCAGATCATCGCTGCCCTCTTCCGTGGCCTGCTGGCGATTGCGGGGGCCATCTGGTCGGGCATCAAGGCCGTGGTCGCCGCGGGCTGGCGGCTCGTCAAGGGCATCGCAGGCTTCGCGGTGGACATCCTGGCGGCCCCGTTCCGCCTGGCGCTCTCCGTGGGCAAGGCGATCTGGTCGGGCGTGAAGTCCATTGTCTCGGCGGGCTGGGAGGCCATCAAGAGCGTGGGTTCCGCGGTCTGGTCGGTCGTCTCGGCGCCCTTCGAGTGGATCGGGAGCGCGGCTTCGAGCGCCTGGCAGGGGATCAAGAGCGCCGCCTCCTCGGCCTGGGAGGGGATGACGTCAATGGCCGCCTCCGCGGCCCAGGTGATGTCGGATGCGTTCAGCGGCATAGCGAACGCCGCCGCGAGCGCCTGGGACTGGATCAAGGAGAAGGCGGCCGGGGCGTGGGAAGGCATCAAGTCCATGGCGTCGGGCGCCTGGGAGGGGATCAAGTCCGTCGCCTCCTCGGCCTACGAGGCGGGGAAGTCGGTGCTCACCACCGTGGCCGAAGGGGCCGCAAGCGTCATCACGGCGCCCTACAAGGTCGCCAAGAAGGCATTCAACTTCCTCCGCAGCCTGCTGCCGTTCTCCGACGCGGAGGAAGGCCCCCTCTCGAACCTGTCGGCCTCGGGCAGGTCGATCCTCGAGACGATGGCCAGGGGCATGCAGCAGGTCGCCGGGCTGCCGGCGAAGGTCTTTAGCAGGATATGGGGCTTCCTGACTGGCCCGGCGCGCGTCGCCCAAGTCGAGCCAACGGCGCTGACGGGCTGGCTCGGCGGCCTGGCAAGAGTCCTTGCGGGCCTGGTGAGCACGGTCGCCAGCGCTCTGCCGCTCGCCTCCGCCGTTGCGGCGCCGATGACGTCCGTGGCCGCCGCAGCAGAAAAGCCGGTGCCCGTGGTCATCCGCGAGCGGGAGGTCCACCAGGCGAGGCTCCTGGCCGAGCGAGGGGCGCCGCTGGCCCCCGTCGCCGGCGCGCCGACCATCGGGGAGCAGTCCTTCCCGATGAAGGCGTTCCTGACCCGGCTTGACGAGCTGGCTGACCGGCCCATCGACGTGAACATCACGGTGGTCTCGAAGCTCGACGGTCGCGCCGTCGCTCAGGCGGTCTACCGCAACATCCGGCAGGAGAAAGTCAAGAACTATGAAACGCTCTAGCGAGTGGCAAGTGCGGAGTGCGGAGTGTCGAGTGAAGAGAGGAAGGCGGAAGCGCCGCGATGACGTGCCGCGCCCCGCGCCTGAGCCTGACCCGTTCCTGCTGGCGAAGGACTTCGGCCTGTGAGCGAATTCAAGCCGCCCATCACGGGCTACCTCATCGACGCCGACGGCGAGGGAACCCTGGAGTTCCAGTACAACCCCTCCGAGGTCGTGGACGAGAAGGCGACCCACTTCGCGGCCATTCGCATCCCCGGCATGAGCCATCCCCGCTACCAGTACGTCGCGGGCGAGCCGCGGCGGATCGTCTTCAAGCTCCAGTTCTTCAAGGGGCCGGTGAAAGAGCGGGTGCTCTGGCTCCAGTCGCTCCTCTATCCCGAGCACGCGGGGAGCATGCTGGAGATGGCGCCGCACCGGGTGCTGTTCCTCTTTGGCAGCCTGTTCCCGAGCGTCCTCTGCATCGTCCGCGAGGTCAAGGCCCGGTTCTTCGGCCTCTTCGAGCCGGAGACGCTCCTGCCCGAGCAGGCGGACGTGGACATTGTGCTCGAGGAGTACGTCGACCGGAGCGTCAACGTGAACGAGGTGCGGGGATGATCACGAAGCGGTCGCGCTACCGATTCAGCATCCTCTGCCAGGACGACGGCTTTGACTTCCTGGGGAACCGGCCCCAGATCCCAACCACCCCGCGGCCCGACGACCGGTTCCACACTGTGGTGGAGGGCGACCGCCTGGACCTCCTGGCCTATCGCTACCTCGGCGATGCGAGGCTCTGGTGGGTGATCGGCGACACCAATGACATCTTCTGGCCGCTGGACCTCGAGATCGGCTCCGTCCTTCGCATTCCGAGCGCCTTGCACGTGCAGATGAACATCCTGGGGTGAGCCATGGACCTCGACACTTACGCGCCGACGTTCCTGATCCAGATCGAGGGGCAGGACCTCTCGGCCGACATCGCGCAGGAGATCCGGTCCTTCGCCTTCGAGGACAACGAGAGCAAGCTCGACGCGATGGAACTGACCGTGACGAACC encodes the following:
- a CDS encoding phage tail tape measure protein — translated: MMNELGMGVVVSMKDMFTQNAYRIQSSMMSLDGTVAAASASMQRNLGLVQRGAMTMGAGLALLAVPAIVLRSTVATQKALGEMASVGVKDLDSLAAAAEEFSNAWGGTSKAEFIAAAYDIKSGIASLSDAAVGEYAKLAALTAKATKATVAEMTSLFATGYGIYRDMYAKMSDFEFGELFSGGLAAAVQVYKTTGPGMAAAISTLGASATMAKIPLEEQLAVLGLLQATMSGAEAGTKYHAFLKSAAEAGKELNLSFVDQNNNLLSVVGIIGKLRERYGETLDAMEKLEIQKAFGRIEAVAVVDMFYNKVGDVTKGIKEMSAAMRQGTQYTIGMAQAMNMDIGSQMAIVGQQMHNLLEILGQLLLPVVNPIIRGISAVVLALQRMAKAAPGLTRVVLVLGGALGLVLTVVGAVIAAAGTIGLLLPAVKAGFLAMGAAASTVGGVLAAKFLPITLIIIGVIAAVKLLRRAWEANFGGIRDFVVGAYEKVKAVFQGIGELARSLVGGTGRISAELADKLKAMGLWGFVKTVFMVYYRVRQFMVGLWTAVSSAFRKIAAILGPPIRALMSALGALARAFLSILQALGLVSTAADGSAFQSLGQVLGTLLGIIAQVAAYVLKFILYPLSWVLHIVAALVRAVVWLVSTIVQGAIYAVKFLYKFFLPLRLIANAIGAVVKIVYTLWQVLTGDISVVEGLKKIGGTIVGFLLTPFRWVKDAVVGLWNLIKSVFEGTAAFFKAGKAIILAFGRGIWSVITYPFRLVWKVLKWIRDLLPFSDAKAGPLSDLTAAGAALIKTLCKGILGVILLPFQIIAALFRGLLAIAGAIWSGIKAVVAAGWRLVKGIAGFAVDILAAPFRLALSVGKAIWSGVKSIVSAGWEAIKSVGSAVWSVVSAPFEWIGSAASSAWQGIKSAASSAWEGMTSMAASAAQVMSDAFSGIANAAASAWDWIKEKAAGAWEGIKSMASGAWEGIKSVASSAYEAGKSVLTTVAEGAASVITAPYKVAKKAFNFLRSLLPFSDAEEGPLSNLSASGRSILETMARGMQQVAGLPAKVFSRIWGFLTGPARVAQVEPTALTGWLGGLARVLAGLVSTVASALPLASAVAAPMTSVAAAAEKPVPVVIREREVHQARLLAERGAPLAPVAGAPTIGEQSFPMKAFLTRLDELADRPIDVNITVVSKLDGRAVAQAVYRNIRQEKVKNYETL